From one Cygnus olor isolate bCygOlo1 chromosome 26, bCygOlo1.pri.v2, whole genome shotgun sequence genomic stretch:
- the MLLT1 gene encoding protein ENL isoform X6 encodes MTGWCLSVARSSATSSTLWKGWSSACMRASQNPSEEEPKKVCFTYDLFLNLEGNPPVNHLRCEKLTFNNPTKEFRRKLIRAGGVMVMPEGAETVSRPSPDYPMLPTIPLSAFSDPKKNKPSHGSKDANKESSKASKPHKVTKEHRERPRKDSESKNSSKDLEREQNKPLKDSSRKPTENKLPKEEKAPPKAAFKEPKLAVKETKLENTSPKGGPQPELKSSSKRPSNVESPKPSAKKQKKSSSKGVKNILGTSPRTSSSSYPEKKPTKEKMNAKVEKVKSESEAKEIKKPVEMEESNSEDETSFKSEGVKSVQSSPSNSSSSSDSSSDSDFEPSQNHSQGPLRSMVEDLQSEESDDDDSSSGEEAAVKANPVSRDSRLSLSDSDSDNSADSCLPSREPPPGQKLPAANNKASGRKSPESCNKPEKILKKGTYDKAYTDELVELHRRLMALRERNVLQQIVNLIEETGHFNVTNTTFDFDLFSLDETTVRKLQSYLEAVAT; translated from the exons GAGGAGCCGAAAAAGGTTTGTTTCACATACGACCTGTTTTTGAATTTGGAGGGAAATCCACCAGTGAACCACCTTCGTTGTGAGAAACTGACTTTCAACAACCCCACCAAGGAATTCAGACGCAAACTTATTAGGGCTGGAGGG GTGATGGTAATGCCAGAAGGAGCAGAAACAGTTTCAAGGCCAAGTCCTGATTATCCTATGTTACCCACAATACCACTCTCTGCCTTCTCTGATCCTAAGAAGAACAAACCATCCCACGGGTCAAAG GATGCAAACAAGGAAAGTAGCAAGGCATCCAAGCCACACAAAGTAACCAAGGAGCACAGAGAGAGGCCAAGAAAAGACTCTGAGAGCAAAAACTCTTCCAAAGACcttgaaagagaacaaaacaagcCTTTGAAGGACTCCTCCAGAAAACCAACTGAGAACAAACTGCCTAAGGAGGAGAAGGCACCTCCAAAAGCTGCTTTCAAGGAACCAAAACTGGCCGTGAAGGAGACCAAACTGGAGAACACTTCTCCAAAGGGTGGGCCGCAGCCGGAATTAAAGTCTTCCAGCAAGAGGCCCTCCAATGTGGAGTCACCAAAGCCTAgtgccaaaaaacaaaaaaagagtagCTCCAAAGGGGTAAAGAATATTCTGGGGACATCTCCCAGAACCTCGTCTTCCTCATATCCAGAGAAGAAACCAACCAAGGAGAAGATGAATGCCAAAGTGGAAAAGGTAAAATCTGAAAGTGAGGCCAAGGAGATCAAAAAGCCTGTGGAAATGGAGGAGTCAAATTCAGAAGATGAAACTTCTTTCAAGTCAGAG GGGGTTAAGTCTGTCCAGTCCAGCCCTTCcaactccagctccagctccgaCTCCAGCTCTGACTCTGATTTCGAGCCATCTCAGAACCACAGTCAAG GCCCGCTGCGCTCCATGGTGGAAGATCTGCAGTCGGAGGAGTCGGATGATGACGACAGCTCCTCCGGAGAAGAGGCAGCAGTCAAAGCAAACCCAGTCAGCCGGGATTCCAG ACTGAGCCTTAGCGACAGCGACAGTGATAACAGTGCGGACTCCTGCCTGCCAAGTCGAGAGCCGCCTCCTGGTCAGAAACTGCCCGCAGCAAATAATAAG gcatctggaagaaaaagccCAGAGTCTTGTAACAAGCCAGAAAAGATCCTGAAGAAGGGAACGTACGACAAG GCCTACACTGATGAATTAGTGGAGCTTCACAGGCGACTAATGGCACTACGAGAGCGCAATGTGCTACAGCAG ATTGTAAATCTCATTGAGGAAACCGGGCATTTTAACGTTACCAACACAACCTTTGACTTTGACCTCTTCTCCCTGGATGAGACAACCGTCCGTAAGCTGCAGAGCTACTTGGAAGCAGTAGCAACATGA